One region of Hydrogenobaculum sp. Y04AAS1 genomic DNA includes:
- a CDS encoding ribonuclease HII: MGKRGSRQAQTRSQIQEILIYEHQFLKRGLTLACVDEAGRGALAGPLVVGAILVDNLDIFFEEEYTLIKGDSKKLKEADRFWAFDTIKKYFKYSVGIATHQEIDDFGITKATKMAMKRALEALKGFDIVLSDFINLEDYDCIPIVKGDEKSFSIRLASLVAKATRDKMMIDYASSFKPFSFDKHKGYGTKEHIKEIKDFGLSSIHRRSFCYNI; encoded by the coding sequence ATGGGAAAAAGAGGCTCACGACAAGCTCAAACAAGAAGCCAAATCCAAGAAATCCTAATATACGAACATCAATTTTTGAAAAGAGGCTTAACGTTGGCTTGTGTGGATGAGGCCGGTAGAGGTGCTTTGGCCGGTCCTTTAGTGGTTGGTGCTATTTTGGTGGATAATCTGGATATCTTCTTTGAAGAAGAATATACCCTTATAAAAGGAGATTCCAAAAAGCTAAAAGAGGCCGATAGGTTTTGGGCTTTTGATACGATAAAAAAATATTTTAAATATAGTGTAGGTATTGCCACGCATCAAGAGATAGATGATTTTGGTATTACGAAAGCCACAAAGATGGCTATGAAAAGAGCACTTGAGGCTTTGAAGGGTTTTGACATAGTTTTGTCAGATTTTATAAATTTAGAAGATTACGATTGTATACCAATAGTAAAAGGTGATGAGAAGAGCTTTTCTATAAGGCTTGCATCTTTGGTGGCCAAGGCCACCCGTGATAAAATGATGATAGATTACGCTTCTTCTTTTAAACCTTTTAGTTTTGATAAGCACAAAGGATACGGCACAAAAGAGCATATAAAAGAGATAAAGGATTTTGGACTTTCTTCTATACATAGAAGAAGTTTTTGTTATAATATTTAG
- the rplS gene encoding 50S ribosomal protein L19 → MNIQELEKLYTPKKEYPKFKVGDTIRVNYKIKEGDKERIQGFEGIVIRIKNKGLNKMFTVRKESYGVGIERTFPYYSPNIDSIQLVKYGKVRRAKLYFLRQLKGKTAARKIKEIKPWEKEAHDKLKQEAKSKKS, encoded by the coding sequence ATGAATATTCAAGAGTTAGAAAAGTTATATACCCCTAAGAAAGAGTATCCAAAGTTTAAAGTAGGTGATACCATAAGGGTAAATTACAAAATAAAAGAAGGTGATAAAGAAAGGATACAGGGTTTTGAAGGTATAGTCATAAGGATAAAAAATAAAGGCCTAAATAAGATGTTTACAGTAAGAAAAGAATCTTACGGAGTGGGCATAGAAAGAACATTCCCATACTATAGCCCTAACATAGACAGCATACAGCTAGTAAAATACGGTAAGGTAAGAAGAGCCAAACTTTACTTCTTAAGACAGCTAAAGGGTAAAACTGCAGCGCGTAAGATAAAAGAGATTAAACCATGGGAAAAAGAGGCTCACGACAAGCTCAAACAAGAAGCCAAATCCAAGAAATCCTAA
- a CDS encoding TDT family transporter, producing the protein METKKFYKPLQALSHPLDIVKNFTPNWFTLTMGTGIVAIDLHNSPYHFPFMIPITKFLWELNIVFFAVISLLFIARWIFFFEGAKKMLHHPVQSMFIGAIPMGFATIVNGFILFDGNLYAHLDYYLWWIDALLAIISGFLVPFYMFISHDHSLDKMTGVWLLPIVPSEVTAASGGIVAPHVPQMYGQYIVYTSYILWSLSVPLAMSILVILFFRLAVHGLPPKDMAVSIWLTLGPIGTGALAMFLLGQASSGIFYGTEFELFSRLFFRVGFMIGMLLWAYGLWWFVMAIMTTLKYLREGLPFNMGWWGFTFPLGVFTAATIQIWIFTGYIFVKILSGIEILMLTVFYAIVMVRTLQGVWHGSLFRAPCLSTETGLPIDKDKMLNPKI; encoded by the coding sequence ATGGAAACTAAGAAATTTTATAAACCTCTACAAGCTTTAAGCCATCCTTTGGACATAGTGAAAAATTTCACACCTAACTGGTTCACCCTTACGATGGGTACAGGTATAGTGGCCATAGACCTTCACAACTCCCCCTATCACTTTCCTTTTATGATACCTATAACAAAGTTTTTATGGGAGCTAAATATAGTATTTTTTGCTGTAATTTCGCTTCTTTTTATAGCAAGATGGATATTCTTTTTTGAAGGTGCTAAAAAAATGCTTCATCATCCAGTCCAGTCTATGTTTATAGGCGCTATACCTATGGGCTTTGCCACCATAGTAAACGGTTTTATACTATTTGATGGCAATCTTTATGCCCATTTAGACTACTATCTTTGGTGGATAGATGCGTTACTAGCTATAATAAGTGGATTTTTAGTGCCATTTTATATGTTTATATCACATGATCACAGCTTGGACAAGATGACAGGCGTATGGCTTTTACCAATTGTTCCATCAGAGGTTACAGCTGCTTCTGGTGGTATTGTGGCACCTCATGTTCCCCAAATGTACGGTCAATATATTGTTTATACAAGCTACATACTATGGTCTTTGTCTGTCCCTCTTGCTATGAGTATACTGGTTATACTATTTTTTAGATTGGCAGTACACGGTTTGCCACCAAAAGATATGGCAGTTTCCATATGGCTTACTCTTGGTCCTATAGGGACAGGAGCTTTGGCAATGTTTTTGCTAGGTCAGGCATCTTCTGGAATTTTTTACGGTACTGAGTTTGAGCTTTTTTCAAGGCTTTTCTTCAGAGTAGGTTTTATGATAGGTATGCTTTTGTGGGCGTACGGGCTATGGTGGTTTGTGATGGCTATAATGACTACCTTAAAGTATCTAAGAGAAGGATTGCCCTTCAACATGGGATGGTGGGGATTTACGTTCCCATTGGGTGTTTTTACAGCAGCTACTATTCAAATATGGATTTTCACAGGTTATATATTTGTTAAAATACTATCTGGTATAGAGATACTTATGCTCACCGTTTTCTATGCAATAGTTATGGTAAGGACTCTTCAGGGCGTATGGCATGGTTCACTCTTTAGAGCCCCTTGTCTTTCCACTGAAACGGGCTTACCTATAGATAAAGATAAAATGTTAAATCCAAAGATCTAA
- the ispH gene encoding 4-hydroxy-3-methylbut-2-enyl diphosphate reductase, which produces MPKVLIAKNAGFCYGVKRAITLAERAAKEQEKIYTLGPLIHNPQEVNRLSNMGIKTATDTNIDKDATVIVRSHGISPEKERLLRNTFVKVVDATCPYVKAVHEAVVSLAKEGYFVVIVGEKDHPEVQGTVGYLEEAKGRYKVIDSLEDLEDIKEDKVGIVAQTTQNEIFFENVVLKLLKKVKEIKVINTICNATEERQSDIYELAPIVDVMIIIGGKNSGNTKRLFEISKSLNPRSYHIETKDEIDPSWLEGAKTIGISAGASTPDWIIEDVRYFLENHENFTEKL; this is translated from the coding sequence ATGCCAAAAGTTTTAATTGCTAAAAATGCAGGATTTTGTTATGGGGTTAAAAGAGCTATTACACTTGCCGAAAGAGCAGCCAAAGAGCAAGAAAAAATATATACGTTGGGCCCTCTTATCCATAACCCCCAAGAAGTAAACAGGCTTTCCAACATGGGTATAAAAACCGCCACCGATACAAACATAGATAAAGATGCCACGGTGATAGTACGCTCTCACGGTATATCTCCAGAAAAAGAAAGGCTTTTAAGAAATACGTTTGTTAAGGTTGTAGACGCCACTTGCCCTTACGTTAAGGCTGTTCATGAGGCTGTTGTATCGCTTGCAAAAGAAGGTTACTTCGTAGTAATAGTAGGGGAAAAAGATCATCCAGAAGTTCAAGGAACAGTAGGATATTTAGAAGAAGCAAAAGGACGATACAAGGTTATAGATTCTCTTGAAGATTTGGAAGATATAAAAGAAGATAAAGTTGGAATAGTAGCTCAAACCACTCAAAATGAAATATTTTTTGAAAATGTAGTTTTAAAGCTTTTAAAAAAGGTAAAAGAAATAAAGGTAATAAACACCATTTGCAACGCCACAGAAGAGAGACAATCAGATATATACGAGCTCGCCCCCATAGTGGATGTGATGATAATAATAGGTGGTAAAAATAGCGGTAATACCAAAAGGCTTTTTGAGATAAGTAAATCTTTGAACCCACGGTCTTATCACATAGAGACAAAAGACGAGATTGACCCAAGCTGGTTAGAAGGTGCAAAAACCATAGGTATAAGCGCAGGTGCATCAACTCCAGATTGGATTATAGAAGATGTAAGATACTTTTTAGAAAATCATGAAAACTTCACAGAAAAGCTTTAA
- the ccsB gene encoding c-type cytochrome biogenesis protein CcsB, which translates to MRELKLESSKSFHIPSYVWYALAGIGISLMLGLSGLNNLFLYKIAFFGYAISFFVYFAFVILRNNLFSKLSTGSLSLAVMLNLSAMIARMLDSYKIGLFHPPWTDLFEALTFWSFIVGVVYLYIEQKYGYKLMGSVVAFFISGIYLFAMLKADPNIEPLMPSLRSYWLYIHVLTAFLGYAGFTVAFAAAVFYLIKYYAPNHVKAKLPPEDVLDEIAYKSVAIVFPIWTASIILGAAWADEAWGGYWSWDPKEVWALIVLLFFGAYLHARYMMGWKGPKVAWMVVIGFIAILICFFAINLYFPGLHSYAKS; encoded by the coding sequence ATGAGAGAACTTAAACTTGAATCTTCAAAGAGTTTTCATATACCGTCCTATGTATGGTATGCTTTGGCAGGCATTGGCATATCTTTGATGTTGGGCTTATCTGGGCTTAACAATCTATTTCTTTACAAGATTGCTTTTTTTGGATACGCCATATCGTTTTTTGTTTATTTTGCTTTTGTTATTTTAAGAAACAATTTATTTTCTAAGCTATCTACTGGAAGTTTGAGCTTAGCGGTGATGCTTAATTTATCCGCCATGATAGCAAGGATGCTTGATAGCTACAAGATTGGGCTTTTTCATCCTCCTTGGACAGACCTTTTTGAAGCTCTCACCTTTTGGTCTTTTATAGTGGGCGTTGTTTATCTTTACATAGAGCAAAAGTATGGCTACAAGTTAATGGGTAGCGTAGTTGCCTTTTTCATAAGCGGTATATACCTTTTTGCCATGCTAAAAGCCGATCCCAACATAGAACCTCTTATGCCGTCTTTAAGAAGCTATTGGCTTTATATACACGTTTTAACGGCATTTTTAGGTTATGCAGGTTTTACAGTGGCTTTTGCAGCAGCCGTGTTTTATCTTATAAAATATTATGCCCCTAACCATGTAAAAGCTAAGCTACCGCCAGAAGATGTTTTAGATGAAATAGCTTATAAATCTGTGGCTATTGTATTTCCAATATGGACTGCATCTATCATACTTGGCGCCGCTTGGGCTGATGAAGCTTGGGGTGGTTATTGGTCTTGGGATCCAAAAGAAGTTTGGGCTTTGATAGTGCTTCTTTTCTTCGGGGCTTACTTACACGCTCGTTATATGATGGGTTGGAAAGGTCCTAAAGTAGCTTGGATGGTAGTTATAGGTTTTATAGCGATATTGATATGCTTTTTTGCAATAAACTTATACTTCCCAGGTTTACACAGCTACGCAAAATCTTAA